In Scyliorhinus canicula chromosome 18, sScyCan1.1, whole genome shotgun sequence, a single window of DNA contains:
- the LOC119953459 gene encoding urotensin-2 receptor — MATEAGFPDWNLSTISTNVTATERLSTAGSSVEELMVTCSIGTILSLMFIIGVVGNVYTLVVMCHSMRSAASMYVYIISLALADLLYLSTIPFIVCTYFVKGWYFGDIGCRILFSVDFLTMHASIFTLTVMSTERYLAVVKPLDTVKRSKSYRKAIAVVIWLTSLLLALPMIIIIKLIQIRGKNICAPTWDIQVFRIYMTVLFTTCILAPGIIIGYLYIRLARTYWLSQVTTFSDKQTKRSPNQKVLYMIFAIVLVFWACFLPFWVWQMIEHYQSPLPLSQKTRGHINYLMTCLTYSNSCINPFLYTLLTKNYKEYLSNQHRSFSNSSSFHGRNHRFQRSCRRSLSSSSQQYTESMTLSQISGSNNSSI; from the coding sequence ATGGCTACTGAAGCTGGCTTCCCAGACTGGAACCTCAGCACCATCTCCACCAACGTGACGGCCACCGAGCGGCTGTCCACAGCGGGAAGCTCGGTGGAGGAGTTAATGGTGACCTGCTCCATTGGAACCATCCTGTCCCTCATGTTCATCATCGGCGTGGTGGGCAATGTGTACACCCTGGTGGTGATGTGCCACTCCATGCGGTCTGCCGCCTCCATGTACGTCTACATCATCAGCCTGGCGCTGGCGGACCTGCTCTACCTCTCCACCATCCCCTTCATCGTCTGCACCTACTTCGTGAAGGGCTGGTACTTCGGCGACATCGGCTGCCGGATCCTCTTCAGCGTCGACTTCCTCACCATGCAcgccagcatcttcaccctgacGGTGATGAGCACCGAGCGCTACCTGGCCGTGGTCAAGCCCCTGGACACGGTCAAGAGGTCGAAAAGTTACAGGAAGGCCATCGCCGTGGTGATCTGGTTGACCTCCTTACTGCTGGCCTTGCCCATGATCATCATCATCAAGTTAATCCAAATCCGGGGCAAGAACATCTGCGCTCCCACCTGGGACATTCAGGTCTTTCGAATTTACATGACCGTCCTCTTCACCACCTGTATTTTAGCCCCTGGGATCATCATTGGCTACTTGTACATTCGGCTAGCCCGGACCTACTGGCTGTCCCAGGTGACCACTTTTAGCGATAAGCAAACCAAGCGTTCGCCCAACCAGAAGGTCCTCTACATGATCTTCGCCATCGTCCTGGTCTTCTGGGCTTGCTTCCTGCCCTTCTGGGTCTGGCAGATGATCGAGCACtatcagtcccccctccccctgtcccagAAGACACGGGGTCACATCAACTACCTGATGACCTGCCTGACCTACAGCAACAGCTGCATCAACCCCTTCCTCTACACCCTGCTCACCAAGAACTACAAGGAGTACCTGAGCAATCAGCACCGGAGCTTCAGCAACAGCAGCTCCTTCCACGGGAGGAATCACCGCTTCCAGCGTTCCTGCCGCCGCTCGCTGTCCTCCAGCAGCCAGCAGTACACCGAGTCCATGACTCTCAGCCAGATCTCCGGCTCAAACAACAGCAGCATCTAG